CACACCATTTCTATGTGTGACGTCTAATTCAATATGTAGAAGCTGCTCAACTAAAAAAACATATCTTGGAGACTCTGATTCAATATGAAGAAGGGACCCAATATtagccattgcatttgctgctTTATTTTGAGCTCGAGGAATCTAGTCAAATTTGATACTTTGAAAGTTCTGCTtaaggtcatcaaccattcttttgtatggttggagcttgtcatctttggtttgatactcatcattgtcATGTTGGATGACTAGTTGTGAGGAAGAATAGAGATCTAGAAATGGATGGCCTATTCCCTCCCTAAagttccttggatcataggagagAACTTCAATATGCTAGAAAAAAGAGAAGACGGTCTTGGAGGTAATTTTTGGTTGTGGAAATGCAATGACCAATTTTTTTGGTCTAGAATGAAAATAATTTTAAGATTGTTTGATCCTTTGGGAGGAAAGGAAAAAATAAATTAAGAGTATATGGTTCACATGGTGTAATAACCAAGAGGCTAGTAAAAGGATTGTAGACTAGACAAATTCTATATTCAAATGGACTCCTTTTGTTTTGATAATGATAACAACATTAATTATGTAAAAGTAGAGCTAAGACCACTTTCCGACGAATACCCTATGAAGATAAGAATTATTTTTAAATCCATTGGATATAATAATAACTATTGAAATGGGGGACTCAATAAAATTGACATTGAACTTCTAAAACAAGAAGACTACCTAGATGCCATATATACTCTAAGAAAAGTCGTTGTTCCATAGAGACCAAGCTAGAGGATATTTGAATGGACTAATAGATAATCAAATAATTCTTTTGAGAACAATTGGTAAAAGAATGGTCATTAGTAGTAGGACAATTGAGTGCATTCTACAAGAAGAATTATTGAGAATCAAAATTAAGTTGTAGTTTGATCCTAGCAATTAAGAGTTGAttcaaaacctaaaaaaaaatacaACACGATTTGAGGAAATATCAAACAAAAAGAGCCCAAGGGGAAAGGATTGAGCCAATGCCAATTGGGTTAAGGATGGAGATAAAGGTACCAAATATTTCTTTAATATGTTGAGATCGAAGCATTCTTTGGAAGCTATAGGGCCCATGCTATTTGAGGATCAATGGTGCAATGATAATGaagatattattattattgttattatttaaaCTTTTATAAACAACTCTTCTCTATAGAAGATAATACCTCAAAATGCCTCGAAGCTCAAAATATTTGTAGGAGCATTAATCCCAAGAAACTCAATGAAGAAATGACCaagaaaatggataaataaatTTCAAAAGAGGAAATCTCTAATGTCATTCTGTCTTTCCAAAATGATAAATCACCTTGAATGATGGATTCCCAATTGAGTTTTATAAAGCTAATATTAAATGGGTGGTTGATGACTTGCTTGAGGTATATAATGAAGCTATTAGAAGTGGCTTGCTGGGAAGCAAAATCAACAAGAGTAACATAAAATTTTTGAGGACCATTACTCTCTTAAATGTCTCCTACAAGATTTTTGCAAAAATGCTAGCCTTGATATTAACAAATATTCTCTAAGCGATAGTTAAGAAAACACAAACTTGCTTTATAAAGGGGATATATGTcctagaaaatctcttaactactTGGGAAGACCTAAATTGGACAAAGATTTATTCTCAAGATGCTAGTACTCTATTGTTAGACTTTGAAAAGGCCTATGAATGAGTAGAATTGTCATTTGTGCTCACCATTCTTGAGGCAATTGAATTCCATGAGACTTTTTGTAATATGGTCAAGATTCTATTTAAGGGTACAACTTCCCAAATTAATATTAATGGTGATTTAAATAGCCCAATTCCTCTTGGTAGATCCATTAGACAAGATTTCCCACTAGCTCTTGCATTATTTCTTATTGCTTATGAAACATTATACTATGCTACGAGATCAAAATTGCTCATCCCCAAGCTACAAGGTATTATCCTACTAAATAAATAACCTTTACTTAACATACAATTTGTAGATGGCACTACTTTGTTTCTTTCCTTGACTAGCGATAACATGCATAATCTTATTAGGAGATTGAATTTCTTATGTCTTACATTTGGATATTACCAAATAAATCCCCCTTACTTAACAAACAATTTACAGATGGAACTAATTTATTTCTTGCCTTGAATAGAGATAGCATGCATAATCTTATTAGGAGACTGGATTTCTTATGTCTTACATTTGGATCCAAAATTTTACAGACCAAGTCCATTTTTTCAAGTTGGTTTGAACTTACTCCTTACTAGTTTGGGACTTTTGGTGGGCATTGAGGTGGTCCTAGGAATATATGTGGAACTAGATGTTCAATAGAAATGAAACTAAAAATTTGAGATATAAATTATTTGTCCTTAGCTAACAAAGTTCAAGTTTACCAAAATATTTATCCTCCTATCCTATCTATTGTGTCTCTATTTGGTTATTTGCTAGTTATCAAGTCAACAAGGTTAAAAAATAATAAGATAGTTTCTATAGACTAATGGTAAAGGGAATAACCAAAAACATGTAGACAAATGGGATTGGTGTTGCCTTGGTAAAATTTTGGGGTCTTAGGTTTGAAGGATCTGAGATTCCAAGGCATTGCACTGACATCTAAATGGATAGCGAAATCTATGGAGGACAATGAGCCTTATAAGGTTCCTATAAGGAAAAATAGATGAGACAATTCCTAAAATTGTATAATAATGGAAAAAATATTCACCTTCATGGTTTTCTTTTTGGCAAATTCAATGCTATCCTTTTAGGATCACCTATTTTTTGTAGCATCTAAAAGTCTTGAAAATATTGTAGGAGCATGATACAAGGAAGTGATGCAATTTAGAAAGAGCACAATGAAATATATGGCTATAGATCACTATTGTGGAATATAACAAATGATAGCAATCCTTTGGATTTGCTACAAGGATGTCCTACCAAGAATTGGAATAGTAAGGGAATATCTTCATTTAATGACTTATTCATAAACAACAAACTCTTTACACGGTCATATATACGAACATAATTTAACTTGACAAATTCTAATAAAAGAACCCTTGTTGTCATTATGAAAACTTTGGAAAACTTGAAGTAGTTGATTAAGATTAAGAACACTTTTGATTGCTATGAGAAGTTTACTTAGATTGATGGCTCCCCCTTCTTGAAAACTAAGGCTCTTCATCTATATAAGATTTTATCTCAAAACCAATGTTTCTTTGAACATGTTAACAAAGTTTGGAATTTAAATCTTGAAAATAAGGAATGGTCCAAAGTTTTCCAAATCTGTTAGTCTAGTAAGATTGATTGAACCAAAAAATGTTGTTTTGGGTGGTTGATACTCTTTCAAAAATAAGATATTAGTCCTATCCTTTATGTGGTTGTAGTgaataaatttattgtatttttttcgATGTAAGTTTTCTTCAGCCATTTGGTCTTTATTCATGGGAAATATTGTTGGGTGGGATATTAGAAATACTATTTCTTGGTTTGAAGTGCTATCTAGTTATGTTAATGTTCTTAACATCTTTTGGTTGTCTCTTTCTACTAATTTCTTATGGTGTTTATGGAAAAAAAGAAACAAGCATGTACACTAGGGCAAGGATAGGATCCTTACCAAGTCTAAAAATAGACTCACTTTTCTATTGGTTATTGAGCATGTTGCCTTAACATTGAAGATGCCAATAGACAATTTTCTTAGATAATTGATGAAGGTTCCTCACCATTATACAAAGAAGACATCTAGGAAGCATATTACTAGCCACGAGATGTAAGAAAGGTGAACAAAAAGTTTCAAAATGAATAATTGACTTCCAAAATGTCAATTGTAAGGAACACTAATACTAACTCTAAATGGATGTCGTTGTAAGAGATTTGAAAATAAGACACTAAGACTTTGAATACTCAAGTTGGGAACAAATCTCTCCCCCTATTGGGGATTTCTTGTAATAGGCTCCTTTTAGCCCAACAAAATTTGAGTTAATAAGaaagataaaggcaaagagaaacaAGTTGATGAAGAgcaaatgataatgaaaaggataatggcaatgataaagataatgataaTGATTGATGAAACATATAATTGATAGTATTAAACTTTTACTATATATGTATCTTTGATGTGTTTCGATATGTCTTGGTTTGTAATCGGTATATAGCCTAATTGGGGCCTAAATGATGTGACCACCTTGGTCACATAATTATAACTAGACTATCTTTTTTTTGGTAAtcgattttcaatttaaaaaaaacaaaatttcttTTGGGCCTGAGTTAGAGTTAGATTTATGACTCTTTAAAGCCTTTCTCTTGGCCTATGCTTCTTTTAAGAAATTGACCCAAAATATCTATGAGATTTATCTAGATGCAAAATGCTTTTATAGTGGAGATTGTCTTTAAAATAGATCGATATAAATTTTGCATTATTTTCAGGATTTGTTGTAGACAATTCTTTTTCTATTACACTAGAACAAATTATAACTCCAATATTATGTTACAAATATAGGTCCATCCTAATAAAATGGCTCTCAAAGTTTCCCATTTGCAAACTGTCTTAGAGCACTAGGTCTATACTCCTTGCATTGTTGCTCATGTGCCATTATCTCTTACTAACCAATATGCCCCCCCCCTTCATATAGACATTGCCATAAATGTAGCCATAGCTCAAGATGCGACTTCCATGGCTTGTAAGGTGTTCTTGCCATTGTGGCTAGTCTTCCCTACTATGTGGCTAGTTGCTTGCCTCCAAACATGATTGTGAACATTGTAGTTGGTTTGAAAGTGGGAAATTCCTCCACCCAAACCTTGTTACTTCTCATCTTCATGCAGATCTTGGttaagaagaagaataagaaaatGATGATACTTTTACGAGTTGGGAGGCCATTTCAGATGTCTAGATCTCCTAGATGATTAGACATCACTTGATAAAGATCCCCGTCTTCTCCTATTCAAATGACCATAATGAGTTAATAGTATAAGCTCTTTTTTATATTATTAGTCCCAACCATAACCTTCAAAGTTATTATTTTACCTTTATTTTACAATATTCACCTTGAAAAGAAAATCTCACTTCCCTCATCCCAAATAATAAATAGGTAAAATTAAAGGACCCAACATAAGTGTATGCTTTCATACCAGCATTCAAAAACGTTGATGTATGATGATAATAAGGAGAGTCAATAATTACCTAATGCGGAGAAGCTCACAATCTGAACTTCTCATTTAAAAAGCAAGCTAAGAGAAGGGAGTGAGGAGAGGACAATGATTTTGTAACATGGTGGAAACAAAATTTGTGGGGGAGTGAGCTCGTGGGTGAACAGTACATTGGTTGACTGAGCGGGAGCAACGGCATCGGTAGATACCTCCCGTCAAAAGCCTAGCTAATCCTGGATTCATGTCAGAGCGCATTACCATTTGCACAACTTTTTCTTTGCTTCAACCCATTGTAGCTGTCATCATTTATAACTCTTCTGAACTCGTAAACGTAAAAGAGTTGGGGAACACAGCTATGTATGGTAATGAGTAATGCAGGGTGAGAGATTGGTTTTTGCAGAGAGAATGTTGGACTGCATTCGGGTCCTCCTGCTGCTCCTCTCTTCGTTCGGCTTCAGCATTCACGGAGGTATGATATGCGATCTTTTCCTACTTCATTCCATGAGTCTCTTTTTCCCTTTTGTGAATGGAACGACATCTACAATCTTTTCTCAGTCTCAGCGTTTCTGAGTTCAATCGAAGTGCCCTCTTTGGAAATTTAATAGCAACTAGAGATTTAAGATTCGTTTCTCTCCCGGACACGTACGCGCACACCCATTGTTTTGTATGTCCTTTCCTTGTTGTATTTAGGGTCTCTAATTGCCCGTTACACAGTCCAAACCCAATAGTTACTAGGACGTTCTCTGTATTTTTTCGTTTGAAGCTTTCAATTTTGGAAAGTATAGTTGGCATCTAAGAGGGGCTTTATCATGCAGGGGCAGGGGCAGGGGCTTTTGTAGGGTTGAATGTTGGGACAAGTCTATCCAACATGCCATCTCCTGATCAAGTTGTTTCTTTGCTGAAGATCAAAAAGATCCGACATGTTCGGCTGTATGATTCAGATAGGGGTATGCTCTTAGCTCTGGCAAATACCAGCATTGAAGTGATTATCAGTATACCCAATAATCAGGTATTAGCCCTTGGCGAGTCTAATTCCAGTGCAGCTAATTGGGTTAATAAGAATGTTGCCGGTTACCTTCCTGACACAAAAATTACAGGGATTGTTGTGGGTAATGAGATTCTTACTTCATTACCCAATGCTGCTATAGTTCTTGTGTCGGCTATGAAGTTCTTGCATTCCGCATTGGTTGCAGCAAATCTAGATGGACAAGTAAAAGTTTCAAGCTCTCATTCTTTCGATATTATAAGGGAGGCGTTCCCTCCTTCCCAAGCATATTTTAATCAGAGTTTTAATAATGTAATTGAGTCTATGCTTGAATTTCTTCAGGAGACGGATTCTTATCTTATGATGAATCTATACCCTTATTACACTTATATGCAAGGCAACGGCAAAGTACCATTGGATTATGCCTTGTTCCAGCCGCTTACTCCCGAGAAAGAAGCAGTGGATCCTAATACACTGTTGCATTACACCAACGTTTTTGATGCAATGGTGGATGCAGTATATTATTCCATGTCTAATCTGAACTACACGAATATCTCTGTGGTTGTGGCAGAGACAGGATGGCCTTCGAAGGGTGATGCCAGCGAGCCTCGTGCCACCACAGACAATGCTGCTACTTACAATAGCAATCTAGTGAAGCATATATTCAATATTACTGGAACTCCTAAGCGCCCGGGTGTACCAGTGAACACATATATATATGAGCTATACAATGAAGACCTTAAACCAGGACCTCTTTCGGAGCAGAATTGGGGTCTGTTCAACGCTAACGGAACCCCTGTTTATGCGCTACATGTAAGTGGTGCAGGAGAATTTCTGGCTAATAATATTACCAATCAGAGTTACTGTGTAGCAAAGCCTGGGGCTGATACTAAGCTTCTACAAGCTGCATTAGATTGGGCTTGTGGACCAGGCCAAGCAAACTGTACAGCTATTCAAGGGGGTGAAGATTGTTTCAATCCTGACACTGTTGGAGCACATGCTTCATATGCATTTAATAGCTATTACCATAAGACAGGCATGGCAATGGGTTCCTGTGATTTCAAGGGTGTTGCCACTATAACAACAACGAATCCCAGTAAGTTCCTATTTGGATTTGCTAGAAAATACAAGGCTGTAGCCCTTCACTTAGAAGTTTAgctagttatttaatttatttagtgtTCAGATGTGGATCTTGTATGGATTGAGACGAATAAATTGGCTTGTGCTTTTACAAAACACGGTGTAGGACATATTGGTTGAAGCATATTGAAGCAAAAGTAGTAAATGTCTTTGCCAGTCCAATGTCTCAATATTCTCCCAAACCTAGCAATGATAACTTGCCCTTCCGGTTTTGTGGCTTGGATTTATTTTATATGGAGGATTCGCCGCTTGGTATATGCTAAATTCTGACTTGATGCCTGATCCTTTTGTCTGCAGGTCATGACTCCTGTTTTTATTCCGGAAGGTAAGGGTTGACTTATATTCGATTTTTGTATTATAAAGTGTTTTAACATTACCATTGAGTTTAATTAGCATTTTAACGGAGCCTTTTTCTATTTTGAAATGGTTATGTTTAATGCAGTGGTCGTGGGAATGACAGCACTGGTAATGGAACTACTTTTGCTGATAGTAGATCGACATATTTGATAGCCAATGACAGCATGGCGCTTTACATCCTTGTTCTCTTCCTTTCACTCTTGCTGATAGTAGATCGACAGATTTGATAGCCAATGACAGCATGGTGCTTTAcatccttcttctcttcctttCACTTTTGCTTTGGCAGGCATCAATTTTCTAGTAGAGTTTATGTTCGGCTCATTGGAAGTTCATTCAAGTATTAAAGATAGATCTAAGATAATCAATATTTCAATCTAATTTAATTGTAGGTTTTGATATTAATATGTAACTTATTTATTGTACCTATCGTTAATGGAAATCGTGAAAATCAGAGTAAATGATGGGACTCATTTATTAGCTACCCAATGAATTCAAGTTCACCACAAATATTTTTTAGCC
This genomic stretch from Cryptomeria japonica chromosome 8, Sugi_1.0, whole genome shotgun sequence harbors:
- the LOC131079105 gene encoding glucan endo-1,3-beta-glucosidase 3 isoform X1, which translates into the protein MQGERLVFAERMLDCIRVLLLLLSSFGFSIHGGAGAGAFVGLNVGTSLSNMPSPDQVVSLLKIKKIRHVRLYDSDRGMLLALANTSIEVIISIPNNQVLALGESNSSAANWVNKNVAGYLPDTKITGIVVGNEILTSLPNAAIVLVSAMKFLHSALVAANLDGQVKVSSSHSFDIIREAFPPSQAYFNQSFNNVIESMLEFLQETDSYLMMNLYPYYTYMQGNGKVPLDYALFQPLTPEKEAVDPNTLLHYTNVFDAMVDAVYYSMSNLNYTNISVVVAETGWPSKGDASEPRATTDNAATYNSNLVKHIFNITGTPKRPGVPVNTYIYELYNEDLKPGPLSEQNWGLFNANGTPVYALHVSGAGEFLANNITNQSYCVAKPGADTKLLQAALDWACGPGQANCTAIQGGEDCFNPDTVGAHASYAFNSYYHKTGMAMGSCDFKGVATITTTNPSHDSCFYSGSGRGNDSTGNGTTFADSRSTYLIANDSMALYILVLFLSLLLIVDRQI
- the LOC131079105 gene encoding glucan endo-1,3-beta-glucosidase 3 isoform X2, yielding MQGERLVFAERMLDCIRVLLLLLSSFGFSIHGGAGAGAFVGLNVGTSLSNMPSPDQVVSLLKIKKIRHVRLYDSDRGMLLALANTSIEVIISIPNNQVLALGESNSSAANWVNKNVAGYLPDTKITGIVVGNEILTSLPNAAIVLVSAMKFLHSALVAANLDGQETDSYLMMNLYPYYTYMQGNGKVPLDYALFQPLTPEKEAVDPNTLLHYTNVFDAMVDAVYYSMSNLNYTNISVVVAETGWPSKGDASEPRATTDNAATYNSNLVKHIFNITGTPKRPGVPVNTYIYELYNEDLKPGPLSEQNWGLFNANGTPVYALHVSGAGEFLANNITNQSYCVAKPGADTKLLQAALDWACGPGQANCTAIQGGEDCFNPDTVGAHASYAFNSYYHKTGMAMGSCDFKGVATITTTNPSHDSCFYSGSGRGNDSTGNGTTFADSRSTYLIANDSMALYILVLFLSLLLIVDRQI